A stretch of DNA from Limnohabitans sp. MORI2:
TTGAATACCAAGGCACCGTTGGTGCCGCCGAAGCCAAAGTTGTTCTTCAAAGCCACGTCGATCTTCATATCGCGCGCAGTATTGGCGCAGTAATCCAAGTCGCACTCGGGGTCTTGGTTGAAGATGTTGATGGTGGGTGGGCTCTTTTGGTGGTAAACGGCCAGCGCCGTGAACACGCTTTCGATACCGCCAGCACCACCCAACAAGTGGCCCGTCATCGACTTGGTGGAATTCACCACGGTCTTCTTGGCGTGATCGCCCAAGGCAGCCTTGATGGCGTTGGTTTCGTTCACATCACCCAATGGGGTGGAAGTGCCGTGGGCATTCAAGTAATCCACTTGATCAGGGCTCACGCCAGCGTTGCGCAGGGCGCTCAACATGGCGCGACGTGGGCCGTCCATGTTGGGGGCTGTCATGTGGCCCGCGTCAGCGCTCAAGCCATAGCCACCCAATTCGGCGTAAATTTTGGCGCCGCGTTTTTTGGCGTGTTCGTACTCTTCGAGCACCAACACACCTGCGCCCTCGCCCAGCACAAAACCGTCGCGGTCTTTGTCCCAAGGGCGTGAAGCAGTAGCGGGGTCGTCATTGCGGGTCGACAAAGCGCGCATGGAGGCAAAGCCACCCACGCCCAATGGCGACATGCAGGATTCAGCGCCGCCTGCAATCATCACGTCGGCATCGCCGTACTCAATGTGACGACCGGCTTCGCCGATGCTGTGCAAGCCTGTGGTACAGGCTGTGACCACGGCCAAGTTAGGGCCCTTAAAGCCGTAACGCATGGACACGTGACCAGAAATCATGTTGATGATGGACGCTGGCACAAAGAATGGGGAAATGCGACGCGCACCCTTATTCAGGTATTCGCTGTGCATGTCTTCGATGAGCGGCAAGCCGCCAATGCCAGAGCCAATCACGACGCCAATGCGCGTCGCTTCTTCTTCGCTCAAGGCCTCGCCAGTGGCGAGACCTGAGTCTTGGACCGCTTGCACCGCCGCAGCAATGCCGTAATGAATGAACTTGTCCATGGCACGCGCCTCTTTCGGGGCGATGTATTGGTCAAGGTCTAAATCTTTGACTTCACCGGCAAAGTGACAATTGATGCCAGACGCGTCGAAACGCGTGATGTTGGCAATGCCAGATTTACCAGCCAAAAGATTGGCCCAAGCGGTATCAACCGTGTTACCCACGGGGCTGATACAGCCAAGGCCGGTCACGACAACGCGACGACGGCTCATGCGAAATTTCCTAGCTTAATTAGGCTTTTTTGTGGGCCAACGCGTAGTCGATCGCGTTTTGCACGGTGTTGATTTTTTCAGCGTCTTCGTCTGGGATCTCGATGCCAAACTCGTCTTCCAACGCCATCACCAATTCCACTGTGTCCAGGGAGTCAGCGCCCAAATCAGCCACGAAGGCTTTTTCATTGGTCACTTGGGACTCTTCAACGCCGAGTTGTTCAGCAATGATTTTTTTGACACGTGTTTCGATATCGCTCATGGATTCCCTCTAAGGGTTGTTAAATAAGGTTGTTATTTTAACCGGACAACCTAACCGTATTGATTTTGTTCGCAGGCTACTATTTCAATGGCTTTACGCCATGAACATACCGCCATTGACGTGCAATTCTTGTCCCGTCACATAGCTGGCTTTTTCGCCTGCCAAGTAAGCCACGGCATGCGCCACATCAGAGGGCTTACCCAAGTGGCCCAATGGAATTTGACCCAGCAAAGCTTTTTGTTGCTCTTCTGGCAATGCGGCGGTCATGTCGGTTTCGATGAAGCCTGGGGCCACGCAGTTGACGGTGATGCCACGGCTGCCCAGCTCACGCGCCAAAGCGCGGGTCATGCCGGCCACGCCAGCTTTGGCCGCTGCGTAGTTGGCTTGACCAGGGTTACCCGATGCGCCCACCACGCTGGTGATGCTGATGATGCGGCCATAGCGTTGCTTCATCATGGGACGAATCACAGCGCGCGACACGCGGAACACGGCTTTGAGGTTGGTGTCGAGCACAGCGTCCCAGTCGTCATCTTTCATGCGCATGGCCAAGGTGTCGCGGGTGATGCCAGCGTTGTTGACCAACACATGCAATGCGCCGTGGTCTTTGACGATTTGATCAATCAAGGCTTCCACAGCCGCGCCGTCATTCACATTCAAGTTCGCACCACGGCAACCTGCGTGGGCAGACAAGGCTTGAGAAATTTTGGCTGCGCCATCATCCGATGTAGCCGTACCAATGACGAGGTAGCCTTCGTTGGCGAGTTGCTGGGCAATCGAAGCACCGATGCCGCGCGAAGCGCCGGTCACCAAGGCCACGTGTTGTTTGTTTTCAGACATCTTGTTTCCTATCAGGCCAGAGCCGCTTTGACTTCGGCCAAAGAAGCGGGATCGAATAAAGGCAAACCATTGAGCTCAGCGTCAATGCGCTTGGCCATGCCAGCCAACACCTTGCCTGGGCCGCACTCGACCAAAGTGGTCACACCACGGGCTTTGATCGCGCCCACACATTCGACCCAACGCACAGGGCCAAAGGCTTGGCGATACAGCGCATCGCGAATGCGGTCAGCATCAGTTTCCACCGTCACGTCAATGTTGTTGACCACGGGAATCTGCGCAGCGGCAAATGTGGTGGCTGCCAGTTTTTCTTTCAGGCGTTCCGCCGCAGGCTTCATCAAGCTGGAGTGGAAAGGCGCAGACACGGGCAAAGGCAAGGCGCGTTTCGCACCATTGGCTTTGAGCACTTCACAGGCTTTTTCAACCGCCGCTTTGCTGCCTGCAATCACGGTTTGGCCGGGGTCGTTGAAGTTCACAGCCTCCACCACTTCAGCAGAACCTGCGCCAAACGTGGCTTGCGCCTCGGCGCAACCGGCAATCACTTTGTCAGCAGGCAAGCCAAGAATAGCGGCCATGGCACCTGTGCCCACGGGCACCGCTTCTTGCATGGCTTGGGCGCGGAAACGCACCAGCGGCGCTGCTTGAGCCAGCGTCAATACGCCAGAAGCGACCAAAGCTGAGTACTCACCCAAAGAGTGCCCCGCCACCACTGCAGGCTTGGCACCGCCTTCGGACAACCACACGCGGTAAGCGGCCACAGCAGCCACCAACATGACGGGCTGAGTGTTGGTCGTCAAAGCCAGAGCTTCTTTAGGGCCTTCGTGAATGAGCTTGCCAATGTCTTCGCCCATGGCGTCAGACGCCTCGGCCAAAGTTTGGGCAACCACAGGGTTATCGCCCCAAGCGTCAAGCATGCCGACGGATTGCGAGCCTTGACCTGGAAATACAAATGCAAATGAAGTCATAACGTGTTTAGAAGTTTGTCACTGCAAGCCTTGCGCAGGCTTACAGCTTGACGAGAACAGCACCCCAAGTGAAGCCACCACCCACGCCTTCGAGCATGAGGTTTTGACCTTTCTTCACTTGGCCGGAGCGCACTGCTTTGTCCAATGCCAAAGGAATGGACGCTGCAGACGTGTTGCCGTGGTCGTGCACCGTCAACACCACCTTGTCCATGGAGAGCTTGAGCTTTTTAGCCGTGCTTTGGATGATGCGGATATTGGCTTGGTGCGGAATCAACCAATCAATGTCGCTGTCTTGCAAGCCAGCTTTATCGAGCACATTGCGGGCAGCACCTTCGAGCAAGCCTACGGCCAGCTTGAACACGGCTTGACCGTCCATTTGCAACATGGGCGTACCCAAAATTTCACCGTTTTTCACATGGCCGGGCACGCACAAGATGCCCACATGTTTGCCATCGGCATGGATGTCAGTGGCCAACACGCCGGGCGTTTCAGAAGCCTCAAGCACCACAGCACCCGCACCATCACCAAACAACACACAAGTCGTGCGGTCTTGGAAATTGAGCAAACGCGAGAAAAGTTCTGAACCCACCACCAACGCACGTTTGACGTTGCCCGCACGAATCATGGCGTCAGCCACGGTCAGTGCATAAATAAAGCCGCTGCACACTGCTTGCACGTCAAACGCGGGAGCGCCAGCAATACCGGCCGCGTCTTCGTCCAACTGCGCCAGCTTGTGCTGCAAGATAGCGGCAGTAGAGGGAAACACCATATCGGGCGTGGACGTGGCCACGATGATGAGGTCAATGTCTTGGGGGCGACGACCAGCTGCGTCTAAAGCTTGCTTGCAAGCTTCAAAGGCCAAGTCGCTGCTGCTCACGTCAGCGCCAGCAAAGTGGCGGGCACGGATGCCTGTGCGCTCAACAATCCATTCGTCAGAGCTTTCCACACCCAGTGTGGCCAGTTCCGCAACCAAGTCTGCGTTGGTCAACCGGCGAGGAGGAAGAAAACTACCAGTGCCAGTGATTCGGGAGAAAAGGGTCATTAATCAGGAGGCTCAGGCCGAGGCGTCTGATTGTCCTAGGGCTAACAAAGGAGCCGCATGGGCAATGCGAGAACGCACACGTTCGAGCAAGTTATGGTGGGCTGCATCATACGCGCGGTTCAAAGCAGTACCAAAGGCCACATCATCGGCTGATCCATGGCTCTTAAAAACAATGCCATTGAGACCCAGCAGCGCAGCACCGTTGTAGCGACGGTGATCCACCTTATCCTTAAAGTCAGAAAGAACAGGATAAGCAAAGATGGCTGCAATTTTCGTAAAGATATTGTGTGTAAACGAATTTTTAAGCGTTTCACTGATCTTATGCGCCAGGCCCTCGCTGGCTTTCAAGGCCACATTGCCGACAAAGCCATCGCACACAATCAAATTGACCGTGCCTTGGTAAATGTCTGTACCTTCCACATTCCCAAAGAAGTTCAAATCACCGGAGTTCGCAGCAGTTCGCAGCAGTTCACCTGTTTTTTTGATGACTTCGTTGCCTTTGATATCTTCTTCGCCAATGTTCAACAGGCCAACCGTGGGGCTTTCGATGTTGTCGAGCACTGACACCAAGGCTGAGCCCATGACCGCAAATTGCAACAAATGCTGCGGCGTGCAATCCACATTGGCACCCAAATCGAGCATGGTTGTGCCGCCGCCTTTGAAGTCGGGCATGCGGCCCGCAATAGCTGGACGATCGATACCGTCAATAGTTTTTAGAAGATAGCGTGCGATCGCCATTAATGCACCCGTGTTGCCAGCAGATACCACCGCTTGAGCAGCACCTGTCTTGACTTGTTCAATCGCCACACGCATGGACGAGTCTTTTTTGCGGCGCAAGGCGACTTCGATGGGGTCATCCATAGCCACCACTTCGGAAGCTGCGACTACTTGAGCACGGGGATGCGAGAAAGACGATAGCGCATCGGGCAGGCCAACCAACAAAAGCTTGGCGTCTGGGTGCGTGTCTAAGAAACGGCGACAGGCCACCAGCGTGACACGCGGGCCATGGTCGCCACCCATGCAATCAACAGCCAGAGTGGTCATGCAGGTTTCTTCTCGTCAAAAAAACAAAAGCCCGAGGCGCCAAAGACAGCCACGGGCCAATGAGGTATGAAGTAATTAGGCTTCAGACTTGGTCTTCAACACTTTGCGACCACGGTAAAAACCGTTGGGGCTGATGTGATGACGCAAGTGAACTTCACCAGTTGTTGGCTCAACGGCTGTACCGGGAGCTGTCAACGCTGCGTGAGAGTTGTGCATGCCGCGCTTGGAAGGAGATTTTTTGTTTTGCTGAACAGCCATGATTGGCTCCTGAAACTAAATATGGGTTAACCGTTGGGCCACAAACCAACTCAGGGTCAGCGTGACACGAAGCCTAAGATTATAGCCCAACTCACCCGCTCTTAGTGCTTACGTGTTTTGAGCGATGCCAGCACGGCAAATGGGTTGGGTTTGGCTTCAGCCAAGATGGCCTCTTCCTCTTTTGAAGTTGGCGCCTGCTCACTCAGACAAGTCGGATGCATGGGCACCAACGGCAAAGCCATCAACAACTCATCTTCGATCAAGGCCAACACATCGAAGTGATCTTCTAACACCAACAAATCCTCTTCGGACTCATCATCTTCGGCCACCGCCGTGGCCTCATCGGCCACGAAACGGAAATCTTGCTCGATCAGCAACTCGACCGGCACGGGGTGCAAGCAACGCTGACAGGTCAGCGGCACGTTGGCTTTGGCTTCCAGATGGAGCCAAATCGCATCTTTACCACTGGCATCTGGTTGCACGGCCCCTTCAACGGACCAAATAACTTGGCCTGTCACATCGCCCACACAGTCTTCAGCCAAGCGCTCAAACTCAACCACGGGAGTTTCGCCCTCAAGACGCATTTGCGCTTTGGCAAAGGCTTTGACATCAAGGCTTCGGAGGTTCTTTGGTTTTTGCATGTGCGGCAGTGTAAGAGAATCCACCCATGTCCCAAGCCTCCCACGTCATCTCACGCCCCCTCATTTTGGGCTCCACCTCGAAATACCGCCGCGAACTGCTACAACGCCTGCGTGTGCCATTTGACGTGGTCAGCCCCGAAGTGGACGAAACCCCCCACCCCCACGAAGCCCCAAGCGACTTGGCCATGCGCCTCGCTTTGGCCAAAGCGCAAGCTGTGGCGGCACAGCACCCCAACGCCGTGGTGATTGGCTCCGACCAAGTCGCCGATTTGAACGGCGAGCCACTGGGCAAACCCGGCACCCACGAACGCGCCGTACTGCAACTGCAAAAAATGCGCGGCCAAACCGTGGTGTTTCAAACCGCCGTGTCCGTGGTGTGCCAAGCCAGCGGCTTTGCGCAAACTGAACTCGCGCAAATCAAAGTGCGCTTTCGCGACTTGAGCGATGCCGAAATCGAAGCCTACCTTCGCGCCGAAGAACCGTACGACTGCGCTGGCAGCGCCAAAAGCGAAGGACTAGGCATTGCCCTGCTCGACGCCATCGACAACGACGACCCCACCGCCCTCATTGGCCTGCCCATGATTCGCACCGCCCGCTTGCTACGCGCCGCTGGCGTTGACTTGCTGGGAGCTTTGCAAAAATGACCGCGAACAAAGGCACCCTCTACCTCGTCCCCACCCCACTGGACTTTGGCTGCGACACCCAAGCGCCCATCACCGATGTGCTGCCGCAAGAGACTTTGCGCGTGGCTGCGGGCGTGACCCACTGGATCACGGAAAACGCCAAAAGCACCCGCGCGTTTTTAAAGCGCGTCGACGCCCAAGTTCCGCTTGCCAAAACGATTCAAGAAAACACCATCACCGAGCTGCCACGCGAGGTTCACAAAAAAGGCGATCACACCAGTGGCTTTGACGCCAAACCCCTGCTCAAGGCTGCATTGGCGGGTCACGATGTGGGCTTGGTCAGCGAAGCGGGCATGCCTGCCGTGGCTGACCCCGGTTCGTCGGTGGTTCGTGCTGCGCACGAACTAGGGATTCGTGTCGTGCCTTTGATCGGGCCTGTGTCGTTGCTACTGGCCTTGGCGGCCAGCGGTTTGAACGGTCAAAACTTTGCGTTTGTGGGCTACTTGCCGCAAGACGCTGCAGCCCGCACGCAGCGCTTGCGCGAGTTAGAAAACCTCGCAGCCAAACACGGGCAAACCCAACTGTTCATTGAAACACCCTACCGAAACCAAGCCCTGTGGGACGCGCTGGTGAATGGCCTGCAAGGCAACACCCGGTTGGCACGCGCCAGCGGCTTGACCCTGGCCAGCATGCAAGTGCACTGCAAAACTGTGCAAGCCTGGCGCAGTGCAAGCAAGGTGCAAATCTCAGGAGAGCCAACCGTGTTTTTGATTGGCAAATAACGCGCACAGGCACCATGAAAAAGGCTCCTTTCGGAGCCTTTTTCTGTTGCAGCCATGCGTGAAAGTCGCTAGCCATCTCTGAAATATCAAAGCAAATCAGCGAACTTGAGGCATCGTTTGTAACGCACGCACCGCCCCCTCGCCCATTGCCGCGCCAAAGCGCTTGGCCAAACGCTCGGCCACGTTTTCGTGACGGGTGTAGTCAATCACGTCTTCGGCTTTCACAATTTCGCGGGCCACATAGTCAAGGTTACCCAAGCCGTCAGCCAAACCAAGTTCCACCGCTTGCTCACCGCTCCAGAACAAACCGCTGAACAACTCTGGCGTTTCTTTCAAACGCTTGCCGCGTCCATCGCGCACCACCTGAATGAACTGCTTGTGAATTTGGTCTAACAACGTTTGCGCGTGAGCACGCTGGGGTTTGGTTTGCGGGCTGAACGGGTCCAAGAAACCTTTGTTTACGCCAGCGGTCATCAAGCGGCGTTCCACGCCGAGCTTGTCCATCAAACCGGTGAAGCCAAAACCGTCCATCAGCACACCAATGCTGCCCACGATGCTGGCCTTGTCCACATAAATTTCGTCGGCGGCTACAGCGATGTAATACGCCGCTGAGGCGCATGATTCTTCCACCACAGCGTACACAGGCTTTTTGTGCTTTTCTTTCAAGCGACGGATTTCGTCGTTGATGATGCCCGCTTGCACAGGGCTACCGCCAGGTGAATTGATTTGCAACACCACGGCTTGCGAGCCTTCGTCTTCAAACGCGGCTCGCAAAGCGGTCACGACCCACTCGGCACTGGCATCGGCGCCATCGGCGATTTCGCCTTTGATGGCCACCACTGCGGTATGTGGCTGGCTAGGGTTAGAGCCACCCATGCCGCCTTTGTGAGCACCTGTCCACAGCAACACGATGATCAAAGCCAACCATGCAAAGCGGAAAAAGATGCGCCAGCGGCGGTTGGCGCGTTGCTCGGCCAACGTGGCAAACGCCAAGCGCTCGAGGGTGTCGCGCTCCCAAGCCGTTTTGTGGCTGGGTTTTTCATGGTTTTCGTGATGTTCTGACATGACAGTGATTTTGGAGATTAATCTAGAAATTCGAAAGGTTTCAAGTTGTACGCAGTATGCCAGTGGACAACGCCATCGGCCTCGCTCAATTCAATTTTGACCAAGCCCCCTCGGCAAGGCCCACCTGCACACTCACCCGTGTCAGGCGCGTACTCGGCACCGTGGGTGGCGCACAGCAGCCAGCGTCCTGAGGCATCAAAAAACTGGTCTGGCTGAAAGTCCATTTCCATCGCCACATGGGTGCAGCGGTTGAGGTAGGCGTGGGGCTGACCTTCAAAGCGAATGGCAAACGCACGGCAGGTTTGTCCGGCATACACCACGTCAAACGGCACAGCGCGGCCACCTTCAGCCAAATCGGCGCTGTTGCAAAGAGGAATGATGGGCGAAGCGAGGTCAGTCATGGCGGTCAAGCGTGGGCTAACAACCAGTCGTGCAACTCCTTCACAGAGTGCGCGACAAAGCGTGGATTCAGGGGTTCAAACTGGCCGTGGTCGTGTGCGCCGTAGCTCACACCCACGCTGGCGCAGCCTGCATTCACGGCCATTTGCAGGTCGTGTGTGGTGTCACCAATCATCAAGGTGCGCTCGGGCTCCACCCCAAACTCGCGCATCAGCTCGTGCAACATCCGTGGGTGAGGTTTGCCTGCCGTTTCGTCTGCGGTGCGCGAACCATCGAACACGCCTTTGAGTTCGGCGGTGTGCAAAGCGTCATCCAAGCCTCGGCGGCTTTTGCCCGTGGCCACGGCCAGCCAGTGGTGGCGCTCCCGCAAAGCGGCCAGCAAAGGCAAGACGCCATCAAACAAGGCGATGTCATTGGCGTGCTTCATGTAGTGAAAGCGGTAGCGCTCGCCCAACAGCGGGTATTTGTCTTGCGGCACATCGGGCGCGGCATGCGCCAGCGCAGGCATAAGGGCCATGCCAATCACATACGAAGCCGCTTCTTGGGTGGGCTTGACGCCACCCACATCCACCACCGCATCTTGAATGCAACGGGTGATGATTTGCGTGGAGTCAAACAGCGTGCCGTCCCAATCGAAGGCAATCAAATCAAACTGGCGTGGGCGTGTGCTCATACGTCGAGGTGCGGTTGATGAATGGGAGGTTGCACGCCGTCCACAAAGCTTTTCAACTCGGGCGGCAACGGGGCCTGCAAACTCACAGGGCGATGGCTTTGCGGGTGCTGGAACTTGAGCTGCCACGCATGCAAGAACATGCGCTTGAGTCCCATCTTCTGCAAAAGTTTGTTGTGCTCGAAGTCGCCGTATTTGTCGTCACCCGCAATTGGGTGACCTTGGCTGGCCAAGTGCACGCGAATTTGGTGGGTGCGGCCCGTTTTGATGGTCACTTCCAGCAGCGTGTACGGGCCCACTGTGCGTGCCACACGCACGAGCGTGATGGAGCGCATGCCGTTCGGGTCGTCCTTGCCCACCACTTTGACGCGGCGCTCGCCCTCGCCCACCCCATTTGGAATGGTGTACTTCATCAAAGGCGAGTCAATCACCTTCTTGTTCGATGGCCACAAACCCAGCACCAAAGCCAAATAGGTTTTGCCCGTTTCGCGATCACGGAACTGGTCTTGCAAGTTTTTAAGGGCACTGCGTTTTTTGGCCACCAACAGCACGCCTGAGGTTTCGCGGTCCAAACGATGAACCAACTCAAGGTTGGCCAAAGCAGGTCGGGCGCGACGCAGTTGCTCAATCACGCCAAAGCTCACACCACTGCCGCCGTGCACGGCCACGCCAGCGGGTTTGTCGATGGCCATCAAGGCCTCGTCTTCCATCAGAACGGGGAATTCACGGGCTGGGGCCGGTGCTTCGGCTTTGGCCTGCACTTGGGCGGACACGCGCACGGGCGGCAAACGCACCAAATCGCCCGCTTCCACGCGCTGCTCTGCCGAGGCCCGACCTTTGTTGACCCGAACCTCGCCGGAGCGAATGATGCGGTAGACGTGGGTTTTCGGCACGCCCTTCAAGTGGCGCATCAGAAAGTTATCGAGGCGCTGACCCGCCGAGTCTTCATCGACTGTGAGAGTTTTGACCGAGGGGGTGGGGGTGGGGTTTGAAACCCCTATAATGTGATTCACCAGCGTTTTGCTCTAAGTGCTTGATTTAACACAGATTAGACCATGTACTGACGAACGCGGTAAGGTCGATGCCCCTTTTGTGCTCGAGACGCAGACACCGTACCCAAGAGACGGTGTGGCACTCGCCCCAGAAGTTGAGCCGACGCTTAAGAAAACACTGAAACGGAATACCCCAAGTTGTGGAGGCTCTTTTTGAAAAGCCTTCATGACGGATCACTGCGAGAAGCAAAAACGATGGTTGTGGCAATGTTGATGTTGATGGAACTCTGCACAGAGTGGCTTTTGCCACCAACTGTGTGCAGCGTTGCGCGTCGCACCCTTGCCAGCTGGACCAGCCCTGTCTCCCCTGCACCGGCTCATCAAGCCACGCACACGACCACAGGACAACCGCGACTTCTTGCCCTTATCCACGCGCCCAACCACCACACCACTGCGCTTCTTTGAGCACAGTGGCTGCGGTTTCAGCGGCAATTCCCTTCGTTTTCTAGCGTCCCTCTGGCATCGTTGGCCCGTCATGGGCCTGTGATGTTTTACGTGAAGGAGCCGCATCATGAAACGGATGCTTATCAATGCAACCCAGTCGGAAGAACGCCGCCTGGCCATCGTCGACGGTCAAAAACTGCTCGACTATGAAATCGAAATCGAAGGTCGCGAACAACGCAAAGGCAATATTTACAAAGCCATCGTGACCCGCGTCGAGCCCTCGCTCGAAGCCTGCTTTGTGGACTACGGCGAAGACCGCCACGGATTCTTGCCCTTCAAAGAAATCTCCAAGCAGTACTTTGCTGAAGGCGTCTCGCCGAGCCAAGCTCGCATTCAAGACGTCATCAAAGAAGGCCAAGAGCTCTTGGTGCAAGTGGAAAAAGAAGAGCGTGGCAACAAAGGCGCGGCGCTCACCACCTTCATCAGCTTGGCTGGCCGCTATGTGGTGCTCATGCCCAACAACCCACGTGGTGGTGGCGTTAGCCGCCGTATCGAGGGCGACGACCGCGCTGAACTCAAAGAAGCGATGGACCAACTGGAATACCCCAAGGGCATGTCCATCATCGCGCGCACTGCTGGCATTGGCCGCAGCGCCCCTGAGTTGCAATGGGAC
This window harbors:
- a CDS encoding S49 family peptidase; protein product: MSEHHENHEKPSHKTAWERDTLERLAFATLAEQRANRRWRIFFRFAWLALIIVLLWTGAHKGGMGGSNPSQPHTAVVAIKGEIADGADASAEWVVTALRAAFEDEGSQAVVLQINSPGGSPVQAGIINDEIRRLKEKHKKPVYAVVEESCASAAYYIAVAADEIYVDKASIVGSIGVLMDGFGFTGLMDKLGVERRLMTAGVNKGFLDPFSPQTKPQRAHAQTLLDQIHKQFIQVVRDGRGKRLKETPELFSGLFWSGEQAVELGLADGLGNLDYVAREIVKAEDVIDYTRHENVAERLAKRFGAAMGEGAVRALQTMPQVR
- a CDS encoding SAM-dependent methyltransferase; the encoded protein is MTANKGTLYLVPTPLDFGCDTQAPITDVLPQETLRVAAGVTHWITENAKSTRAFLKRVDAQVPLAKTIQENTITELPREVHKKGDHTSGFDAKPLLKAALAGHDVGLVSEAGMPAVADPGSSVVRAAHELGIRVVPLIGPVSLLLALAASGLNGQNFAFVGYLPQDAAARTQRLRELENLAAKHGQTQLFIETPYRNQALWDALVNGLQGNTRLARASGLTLASMQVHCKTVQAWRSASKVQISGEPTVFLIGK
- a CDS encoding beta-ketoacyl-ACP synthase III, encoding MTLFSRITGTGSFLPPRRLTNADLVAELATLGVESSDEWIVERTGIRARHFAGADVSSSDLAFEACKQALDAAGRRPQDIDLIIVATSTPDMVFPSTAAILQHKLAQLDEDAAGIAGAPAFDVQAVCSGFIYALTVADAMIRAGNVKRALVVGSELFSRLLNFQDRTTCVLFGDGAGAVVLEASETPGVLATDIHADGKHVGILCVPGHVKNGEILGTPMLQMDGQAVFKLAVGLLEGAARNVLDKAGLQDSDIDWLIPHQANIRIIQSTAKKLKLSMDKVVLTVHDHGNTSAASIPLALDKAVRSGQVKKGQNLMLEGVGGGFTWGAVLVKL
- the rpmF gene encoding 50S ribosomal protein L32, encoding MAVQQNKKSPSKRGMHNSHAALTAPGTAVEPTTGEVHLRHHISPNGFYRGRKVLKTKSEA
- the fabF gene encoding beta-ketoacyl-ACP synthase II — encoded protein: MSRRRVVVTGLGCISPVGNTVDTAWANLLAGKSGIANITRFDASGINCHFAGEVKDLDLDQYIAPKEARAMDKFIHYGIAAAVQAVQDSGLATGEALSEEEATRIGVVIGSGIGGLPLIEDMHSEYLNKGARRISPFFVPASIINMISGHVSMRYGFKGPNLAVVTACTTGLHSIGEAGRHIEYGDADVMIAGGAESCMSPLGVGGFASMRALSTRNDDPATASRPWDKDRDGFVLGEGAGVLVLEEYEHAKKRGAKIYAELGGYGLSADAGHMTAPNMDGPRRAMLSALRNAGVSPDQVDYLNAHGTSTPLGDVNETNAIKAALGDHAKKTVVNSTKSMTGHLLGGAGGIESVFTALAVYHQKSPPTINIFNQDPECDLDYCANTARDMKIDVALKNNFGFGGTNGALVFKRV
- the fabD gene encoding ACP S-malonyltransferase — protein: MTSFAFVFPGQGSQSVGMLDAWGDNPVVAQTLAEASDAMGEDIGKLIHEGPKEALALTTNTQPVMLVAAVAAYRVWLSEGGAKPAVVAGHSLGEYSALVASGVLTLAQAAPLVRFRAQAMQEAVPVGTGAMAAILGLPADKVIAGCAEAQATFGAGSAEVVEAVNFNDPGQTVIAGSKAAVEKACEVLKANGAKRALPLPVSAPFHSSLMKPAAERLKEKLAATTFAAAQIPVVNNIDVTVETDADRIRDALYRQAFGPVRWVECVGAIKARGVTTLVECGPGKVLAGMAKRIDAELNGLPLFDPASLAEVKAALA
- a CDS encoding YceD family protein, with translation MQKPKNLRSLDVKAFAKAQMRLEGETPVVEFERLAEDCVGDVTGQVIWSVEGAVQPDASGKDAIWLHLEAKANVPLTCQRCLHPVPVELLIEQDFRFVADEATAVAEDDESEEDLLVLEDHFDVLALIEDELLMALPLVPMHPTCLSEQAPTSKEEEAILAEAKPNPFAVLASLKTRKH
- the fabG gene encoding 3-oxoacyl-ACP reductase FabG, producing the protein MSENKQHVALVTGASRGIGASIAQQLANEGYLVIGTATSDDGAAKISQALSAHAGCRGANLNVNDGAAVEALIDQIVKDHGALHVLVNNAGITRDTLAMRMKDDDWDAVLDTNLKAVFRVSRAVIRPMMKQRYGRIISITSVVGASGNPGQANYAAAKAGVAGMTRALARELGSRGITVNCVAPGFIETDMTAALPEEQQKALLGQIPLGHLGKPSDVAHAVAYLAGEKASYVTGQELHVNGGMFMA
- the plsX gene encoding phosphate acyltransferase PlsX encodes the protein MTTLAVDCMGGDHGPRVTLVACRRFLDTHPDAKLLLVGLPDALSSFSHPRAQVVAASEVVAMDDPIEVALRRKKDSSMRVAIEQVKTGAAQAVVSAGNTGALMAIARYLLKTIDGIDRPAIAGRMPDFKGGGTTMLDLGANVDCTPQHLLQFAVMGSALVSVLDNIESPTVGLLNIGEEDIKGNEVIKKTGELLRTAANSGDLNFFGNVEGTDIYQGTVNLIVCDGFVGNVALKASEGLAHKISETLKNSFTHNIFTKIAAIFAYPVLSDFKDKVDHRRYNGAALLGLNGIVFKSHGSADDVAFGTALNRAYDAAHHNLLERVRSRIAHAAPLLALGQSDASA
- a CDS encoding HAD-IA family hydrolase, producing the protein MSTRPRQFDLIAFDWDGTLFDSTQIITRCIQDAVVDVGGVKPTQEAASYVIGMALMPALAHAAPDVPQDKYPLLGERYRFHYMKHANDIALFDGVLPLLAALRERHHWLAVATGKSRRGLDDALHTAELKGVFDGSRTADETAGKPHPRMLHELMREFGVEPERTLMIGDTTHDLQMAVNAGCASVGVSYGAHDHGQFEPLNPRFVAHSVKELHDWLLAHA
- a CDS encoding Rieske 2Fe-2S domain-containing protein; this translates as MTDLASPIIPLCNSADLAEGGRAVPFDVVYAGQTCRAFAIRFEGQPHAYLNRCTHVAMEMDFQPDQFFDASGRWLLCATHGAEYAPDTGECAGGPCRGGLVKIELSEADGVVHWHTAYNLKPFEFLD
- the acpP gene encoding acyl carrier protein: MSDIETRVKKIIAEQLGVEESQVTNEKAFVADLGADSLDTVELVMALEDEFGIEIPDEDAEKINTVQNAIDYALAHKKA
- a CDS encoding Maf family nucleotide pyrophosphatase, whose product is MSQASHVISRPLILGSTSKYRRELLQRLRVPFDVVSPEVDETPHPHEAPSDLAMRLALAKAQAVAAQHPNAVVIGSDQVADLNGEPLGKPGTHERAVLQLQKMRGQTVVFQTAVSVVCQASGFAQTELAQIKVRFRDLSDAEIEAYLRAEEPYDCAGSAKSEGLGIALLDAIDNDDPTALIGLPMIRTARLLRAAGVDLLGALQK